In Coleofasciculus chthonoplastes PCC 7420, the sequence ACTGAAGGCAGAATGGGAACATGCGCTGACTACCGTTGAGCCGAACAAGGTACGATTGACCAAACGCAAAACTAAATCCCAGTCATCTATACTTTCGGGCGCAGATGTTATCGCGGCGAGACAACGCAACAAACTCAGTCAACGCGACTTGGCGCAATTGACGGGTAAAAGCCAAAGCTGGATTCGAGATATCGAGAAAGAACGGTTTCGGATAAAATTAGAAGACCAACGGATGTTGCAGGAAGTGTTGGGTTTGGCGGAGTTGAGTTCTGGATAAGAGTTCAGGGTTGATGGTTTAAGCTGTCATGCATTTAAATTGGGCATTAGTAGCGAGCAAGATGCAAAGCCTGCAGCATGGCTTCGCTTAACGCACTACAAAGATTGCGCCATTATTGATATTAAGGTTTAAATGCCGAACAGCTTATCGTCTATAAAAACTATGATACTAGGACAACGCAGACGGAAAGTTATTGGTCTAATTGCTCGTTCTGGCGGTGCGGCGATTGCTGTAACCCTTGCTGGGGCGTTTGTGAACTGGGTAGGTGTAGCGGGAACTGGGGCGGTTGCTGTGGCAATTAGCCGTGCGGATACGGGTGTATTGGCTGGGGTATTGGCTGGTATTTCAGCCGTCGTTGGTTGTGAGGGATTGGTTCGGTTATTTCAAGGAGGGATTGGACGAGGATTGGTTCTGGGGATTGGTTCTTTCGTCGGTTTAGGGTTTGCCGCGATCATCTTTTTTGAGGTAGTTAAAGGGATTGAAGCGTCTGGACAAACATCGAGGTAATCGGGTAGAACATTACAGCAGTTTGCTCTGCTATGCGGTACATTGTCGATCCCCCTAAATCCCATAAGCAAAAAAAGCGAAGCATCCTCTGGCTTCCCCCATGGAACAAAAAGCGAAGCAACATCTGGTTTCCCCCTTTTTAAGGGGGACGGAAGGGGGATCTAAGCTGTCATGCATTTAAATTGGGTATTAGTAGCGAGCAAGATGCTCGCACTACAAGGATTACGCCATTATTGATATTAAGGTTTAAATGCCGAACAGCTTATTCGGGGGACTTTGATCTACTGTACTTTATGACAGCGCAAAGCGTTGTATCTCTCTGATCAGCAAAATCGTAGGGTGCGTTAGCAGAGCGTAACGCACCATTACTATAACTGACCAGCTAGCGAAATCAAAGGTCAAGTCAGGGCGGGTTTAGTCACATCTGGGTGCAACCGAAAAGATAGTCGTGAAACCCGCCCCTACACACGCGCCAGGTTCTTCTACTCAGAACGCCTATCAATCAACACTTCACCCCCATCGCGGTTTAACTTCAATTGAATCACCCCCTGGAAATCAGAATTAATTACCCAATAACTAACCGTTCCCAGTACCATAGGAGTCAGCAGAACCTGCAAAGCAATAATAATTTTAGCCGCACTCAAGTTCCTTTGTTTGGTCATTTGGATTAACCTTTGAACTCAACTGCTTCCTACTATCGCCGTTGCAGTTAAGAGATGATGCTGAAACATAGGCTAACATGGCTAACATAGGCTAACATTCGTCTCATGCAACTGCTACCCCACGACTTTCTAACCCAAATCGCTCGCGACTATGACCTTTCCCCCGAACAGGAAGAAGCCTTTGTGGCACGTTTCAGTCGTCAAGGGAATGTAGACGCGATCGCGGAATCTCTTCATATCTCTCCCGGTGCTTTTCGCATTCGCATGAGTCATGTCTATAAGAAGTTCAGCATTGGTGGTAAAGGTCCAAATAAGGCGCGGAGACTGCATGATTGGCTGATCAAGAATTATCAAGCCTCTAATCCCACTTCAAGTCCTCAGACTCCTACTCATGAGGTAGAGATTGATATCCTGGTGCAAGAAATACGCCAGAAAATCAAACCCAGCATCCAAAAGCAGTGCGGCAAAATGAAGGTGCTGGATATGATTCAACCTATTGGTTTAAAGGATATTTATACTAAAGTCAATATTCTGGAAAAAGTTATTGGGCGTAGGCGGTTAGCGATTAATGAATTGATACAAGGTTGTAATCTAGACGCCGAAAGCTTTGACCGTCTGGGATTCGGCAAGGTAAAAGAGGAACGAATACCGGGGCTAGAAGCCGTCCAAAAATATGACAAGTTGATGGTATTAGGTAAACCGGGTGCGGGAAAAACAACGTTTCTCAAATATTTAGCGATTCAATGTGCTAAATCTAAGGTTTTAACGGATAAGGTTCCTATTTTTATTACGCTGAAGCAATTTGCCGAAACTCAAAGCCAACCAAGTCTGACAACCTACATTAATCAAATCTTCGATAACTGCAATGTTACCGAAGTTCAAGTCGCTGCATTTCTTAAACACGGAAGCGGGTTAATTCTGCTAGATGGCTTAGATGAGGTTAGGGAAGAAGATGCTGATCGGGTTTTAACTCAGATTCAAGCCTTTACCGAAAAGTATGATGCTAATACCTTTGTCATCACCTGTCGGATTGCTGCACGAGAGTATACCTTTGAAAAATTTACAGATGTTGAGGTTGATGATTTTGACGATAAGCAGATTCGCACATTTGCTACTAAATGGTTTCAAGCTAAACAATCAGATTTAGCCGATTATTTGATTGAACAGTTAGAAAATAACAAACCGATCAAAGAACTGGCAAGCAATCCGCTATTGTTGACGCTACTGTGTATAGAATTTGAAGATTCTGGAGAATTTCCAGCTAACCGGGCTGAATTGTACAGTCGAGCCATTCATACACTTTTGCGAAAATGGGATGCGAAGCGGCGGATTGTACGCGAGCAGGTTTATAAGAAATTGTCAGTCCAGCGTAAAGAGGATTTATTGAGTGAAGTTGCTTTTGTTACGTTTGAGCGGGGAGAGTATTTGTTTAAGCAAAGAGAGATTGAACAGTATATTGCTGATTACATTCGGAATTTACCCGATGCTAAAACTGATCCGGAGGCTTTGTTATTAGATAGTGAGGCAGTTCTGAAATCCATTGAAGCCCATCATGGGTTGTTAGTAGAACGGGCGAGGGGTATTTATTCATTTTCTCATCTGACGTTTCAGGAGTATTTTACTGCTAGAGAAATTGTGGCTAAATCGGACATTGGTTTGTTAGTCAGTAAGATTACGGAAAATCGTTGGCGTGAGGTGTTTTTGCTGACGGCTGGAATGATGCGGCATGCAGATGAACTTGTGCAGCAGATGAAACAAATAATTGATGGTTTGGTAGCTGGTGATGAAAAATTACAGCGTTTCCTCACCTGGGTTAATCAAAAATCACTGTCTGTTGAAGTTCCCTCTAAGCCCTCTGCTGTTAGAGCTTTCTATTTCGCCCTGTCCCCAGTCCGCTCCCGCGACCTCACCCTCGCCCTCGACCTCGACCGCTTCCTCGACCTCGCCCGCTCCCTCTCCCTCGACTTCCACCTCTACGTCTCCCTTGACCTCTCCCGCGACCTCTCCCGCGACTTCGACCGCTTCCTCGACCTCTACGTCTCCCTCGACCTTTCCCTCTACGTCTCCCTTGACTCTGAGTTTCAAAAGTCGCTTCAACCACTTAAAGATCAACTTCCTAGCCCAGAAAACAACAATAAAGAGCAATTTAATCAATGGTGGCAAATTAACTGTAAAGTTTGGATTGAGCAGTTAAGAACGGTGATGATTCAGCATCGCAACATCGGTTATAACTGGCAATTCAGCGATTCACAAAAGCAACTATTAGAGCAGTATTACGACGCCAATAAACTTTTAGTTGATTGCCTCAACAGCGACTGTTACATCAGCCAGGAACTCCGACAGGAAATAGAAGACACTTTATTATTACCCATTGCTGAAATTGAGAAGTGCAAATCCCACATCAACTGAACTCAACCCCCTCACCCATTCCCTCATCAAAACTCAATCCTATTCGCAGAACTCTCTAATTTCATTTGAATGGCACTGACTTAAAGTACACCCCGACACCCGCCCGGAGTTCAAACTCCGGGCTAAAAGCTCAAGTCCACTAAAGTGGACTAAAACTTTTAATCCGAATGGTACTAACTTAACTCTAATAGATAGTGTCTATCCTATGATATAGCAAAAGTTCCGGCGATTCTAAAAGGCTTAAGTTAGTGCCATTATTCTTAGTCCAGTCAGCTTTAGCTGACTTTCGCTTTTAGCCTTGGGTTTAAACCCAAGGCGGTTGATGAGACTTACCCCCAAACCCCTCTGCGAACCTCTGCGCTTTCCCTCTGCGCCCTCTATGTTTCCCTCACCCCCAACCAACCGATCGCACATCCACCTGATCCCCAGTTGTCAATCCCTATTCATAACCACTATGATTTAGCCTCAAAGAGATAAAACCCCAAGACTCGGTTAAATCAGATACAGCACCGAGAGAAAATCTATGGTAAGCGTTCACTGCCAACAATAAAGAGCATAAGAAGACAGTACCCTATTACCTATACACCAGGCAGTACAGAACAACCCCACTTGAAAAATTCTAACCTGAACTGCCACAATGCCAGCAAACGCTTAGAGAGGAGACAACTAGAATGCTAGAAGCCTATCGCCAACATGCAGCCGAACGCGCCGAACTCGGCATTCCCCCCCTACCCCTAAACGCCAAGCAAACCACAGAACTGTGTGAACTGCTGAAAAATCCGCCACCGGGGGAAAAAGAAACCCTAATGCACCTAATTCGCGATCGCGTTCCTCCCGGTGTTGACGAAGCCGCCTACATCAAAGCAGGCTTCCTCACCGCCATTGCCAAAGGCGAAATCACCAGCCCCCTAATCAGTCACCAAGGTGCCGTAGACCTATTAGGCACAATGGTAGGCGGTTATAACGTCCAATCCTTAGTCGATTTACTCAAATCCCCAGACAACCCCTTAGGGTATGAAGCCGCCGTTGAACTGAGTAAAATCACCTTGGTGTATGACGCCTTCAACGATGTCCTCGCCCTCTCAGAGGTCAATCCCTACGCCAAACAGGTGGTTGATGCTTGGGCAAATGGGGCATGGTTTATCCGCCGTCCCAAACTCCCCAAAGCCATCAACGTCACCGTCTTCAAAGTTCCCGGAGAAACCAACACCGATGATCTTTCTCCCGCCACCCACGCCACCACCCGCCCGGATATCCCCCTCCACGCCTTAGCCATGCTGGAATCCCTGATGCCGGATGCCTTAGAAACCATTGCCAAGCTCAAAGAAAAAGGCTATCCTGTGGCTTACGTTGGCGATGTTGTCGGTACAGGTTCCTCCCGTAAATCCGCGATTAACTCCGTACTTTGGCATATTGGCGAAGATATTCCCTGCGTTCCCAACAAACGCGCAGGCGGCTATATTTTAGGGAGTGCGATCGCGCCGATCTTCTTTAACACCGCCGAAGACTCCGGTGCATTACCCATCGAGTGTGATGTCACCAAGATGGAAACGGGAATGGTGATTACTATCCATCCTTATAAAGGCGAAATCACCAACGAAGCCGGAGACGTCATTTCCACGTTTAAACTCAAACCCGAAACCATCCTGGATGAAGTTCGCGCAGGTGGGCGTATTCCTCTATTAATCGGGCGGAGTCTCACCGATAAAACCCGTGAAGCCCTCGGATTAGCCCCCAGCACCCTCTTCACTCGTCCCACCATGCCTGAGGATAGCGATAAAGGCTTTACCTTGGCACAGAAAATGGTGGGCAAAGCCTGCGGTTTACCCGGCGTGCGTCCCGGAACCTCCTGTGAACCCTTAATGACCACCGTTGGGTCTCAAGATACCACGGGTCCCATGACACGAGACGAACTCAAAGAACTCGCCTGTCTGGGATTCAGCGCCGATTTAGTCATGCAGAGTTTCTGCCATACCGCCGCTTATCCCAAACCCGTGGATATTACCACCCACAAAGAACTCCCCAACTTCTTTTCTACACGCGGCGGTGTCGCTTTGCGTCCAGGGGATGGGATTATTCACTCCTGGTTAAACCGGATGTTATTACCGGATACTGTCGGTACTGGTGGCGACTCCCACACCCGCTTCCCCTTAGGGATTTCCTTCCCTGCTGGTTCCGGGTTAGTCGCCTTTGCTGCAGCCTTAGGCGTAATGCCCTTAGATATGCCCGAATCCGTCTTAGTCCGATTTACGGGTGAATTGCAACCGGGAGTCACCCTGCGGGATATTGTTAATGCAATTCCTTATGTGGCGATTCAACAAGGCAAATTAACCGTTGCCAAAGAGAACAAGAAAAACGTCTTCTCTGGACGGATTATGGAGATGGAAGGCTTACCGGATTTAAAAGTCGAACAAGCCTTTGAACTCACCGATGCGACGGCAGAACGGTCTTGTGCTGGTTCAACCATTAAGTTGGGCAAAGAAACGATTTCCGAGTATCTGCGTTCCAACATTGTGCTATTGACAAACATGGTAGCGCGAGGCTATCAAGATGCCCGCACTCTGATGCGTCGTGTCGCTAAAATGGAGCAATGGTTGGCAAATCCGGAGTTAATGTCTGCGGATACCGATGCTGAGTATGCCGATATTATCGAAGTCAATTTGAACGAAATCACAGAACCCATTGTCGCGGCACCCAATGACCCAGATAATGTTAAATTAATGTCCGAATGTGCCGGAGACAAAATTGATGAGGTGTTCATTGGCTCTTGCATGACCAATATTGGACATTACCGGGCGGCTGCCAAGGTTTTAGAAGGTGCAGGAAAGGTAAAAGTCCGCCTCTGGATTTGTCCGCCTACCCGGATGGATGAAAAACAACTGCGGGAAGAAGGAGTTTATGATACCTTTGCGGCGGCAGATGCCCGGACAGAAATGCCAGGATGTTCGCTATGTATGGGGAACCAGGCGCGAGTTGAAGATAAGGCGACGGTGTTTTCGACATCAACCCGGAATTTCAACAATCGCATGGGCAAGGATGCGCGAGTTTATCTCGGTTCTGCGGAATTAGCCGCCGTTTGTGCGCTGTTGGGACGGATTCCCACGGTTGAGGAATATACGGCGATTGTGACGGAGAAATTGAATCCTTTTGCTGGTGATTTGTATCGCTATTTGAACTTTGATCAAATTGCTGGGTTTGAGGATGAAGGACGGGTGATTCCGTTGGAAGAAATGCCCAAGATTGAGGATATTTTGGGGATGCCGACAGCGGCGAGGTAAGTTAAAACCTAACCCCCTAACCCCCTTCCCTGCGTAGCTTGCTTCCCCGGAGGGGTGGGAAGGGGGAACAAGAGTTCCGGCATTCCAGCTCCCCTCATTCCCCTTTTAGATGCCCTTGAATGTTCCAAAAGTGACAAAAGAGGGTTATACTGATAAAGTCTGTGACAGGTGAGCTTTATGCCTTTATCGTCTTTCCATAAAGCGGTAAATCAAGCAACAAATAAGCAAGTATAGCAATCCTAAATAGGATGCAACAAGCGAAAAGCTCGAAAGCCAGGTATAGCAAGGGTTTCATTTTTGAAAATTGCCATAACCTAAATAGGATTGCTATAGCTGACTACAGGGCAGTAGATACACTCGTAACCAGTCATCCAAGAATGGAAGAAGGGATGGATGAAGTAGAATACGTTCGCAAGCACAACATTAAATATCTTTACCACATGACAGCTATCAGTAATCTTCGCTCCATATTGCAACATGGATTGCTGTCACACAAGGAAGCTCACCGCCTTGAATTAGTCATGATGGATATTTCTGATCCAGAAGTTCAAAGACGCAGAGATGATAAAAAAGATACTATTTATAGTAGGCTTTTACATGATTATGTGCCTCTCTACTTTTCACCAAGAAATCCCATGCTGTACCGAAGAAGAGAGATACAGGAAAATATCGTGATTCTCGGAATTAAGCCTGAGGTAATTTTTAAAGCTAATACTGTTTTTTCAGATGGCAATGCCGCATCGAAAGGTACAATTTTTTATAATGATGTAGCCATGCTTGATAGTCTTTGTTGGAACATTATTAATGCCTTAAATTGGTCGGATTTTCCAGAGGGAAAACGTATCAAGTGTGCTGAAGTGCTGGTATATCCTAAAATAGATGTCAAAAATATTGTTAGTATATTCTGTTACTCAGGCAATCAACTTTCGACTATCCATGAAACTATAAGATATTTCCGGGCAATACCGCTTTCTCTTACTATTTCAGTACAGGTAAAACCAGAACTATTTTTCTGAGGATTTCCAATGATTAAGTACACTGACACTACCGTTTTTAATGCAGGGGTACAAACAATTGTCAACACAGTTAATTCTGTAGGTGTTATGGGAGCAGGACTGGCGCTGGAGTGTCAGTTACGCTTTCCAGAAATGTATCAGGATTATGTAGAACGCTGTAAGCAAAAAGCTGTCAAAGTTGGTAGACCCTATCTTTATCGGGGATATGGAACACCATGGATTATGAATTTCCCTACCAAAAGCCATTGGAAATATCCGTCAAAAATTGAATGGATACAACAAGGATTATATTATTTCAAGCAAAACTATGATCGGGGTGGAATTACATCAATTGCATTTCCAAAACTAGGGTGTGAAAATGGTGGTCTTAATTGGGATGATGTGAAAGCTGTAATTGAAGTAACTCTCCAAGATATTAATATAGATGTTTATATATGCCTTGATCAAGAATCAGAAGCCAGTGGCATAGAAGGTATTATGACCGACTTGGTGAATAATAAGCAGGATTGCTTCTGGATTTCTGCATTGGGAATTAGAGAGGACATTGCGACCAAAATACTAAATTCACTGCCGATCAGACGATTTCGAGAATTAAGAAAAATTTCGGGTGTGGGAAAGCAAACTTATAACGAAGTCTTCAAGTTTCTGTATTCAATTGCTGTAAAAGGTGATTCTGAAGTGTATCAGGATACTGATGCACTAGAAAAAAATAAATCAAAAAAAATTATGCGTGATGCAGCTAATAATACTGGAGAGCTTGATGTGAAGAGTTCTCAAAAGCCAAAAGCTCAAACCCAAAAAACACAGCTAGAGCTTGATTTATTTTACTGAAGATTATTTGTACTATACGAGGCTATTAGAAAGGGTTACACTCTCTTTGCCTTTCACCCTCTATTGTTAAGGGCGCATAGCGATGCGCTCTTACGATGGTGTCAAGAGAATCAATTCGCGATCGCACTCACCCATCAGCAAGCGCGATCGCCTCCCCTCATCCTCAAATCACCGCTTTTTGCGCCGTTGCTAGAGACACAGATACCGTTTCTTCATCCGGTTGCGGGTCAAATACCACAACAAAGGACGCATGGGGTATAAGCTGACGCAGACACCGCAAATGACCATCCGCATCAGACCGACTGCGGAACCGACCCACAATAGTTCGTTGCATATTCGGTAGGAGTTGAGCGATCGCCCACGGAGTTAGCCGTTGTCGGTAAGTGATTTGATTGGAATTGTATGGCATGATTAGATAGTCCGTAAGGAACAAAGGAAAGGGCGTTAGTCAGTCTCTTGGCGGGGATATACTAACGCCTGCCTACCATGATTAAAGTGCAAATCAGCTATTCTTGTCAATACTTAGCGCTAACTTTTAACGATAACTTAAGCCGAATAGTCGGTCAGCTATGGATCTGAGAGCCTTGAGAGAACGCGCAGGGTTGAGAATCTCAGACGTAGCGCGTGAAATAAAGAGTGCCGAATCTTCAATCCGCAACTGGGAAAAGGGGAGAACAACGCCCAAGATGGAAGTTTGGCAAGTATTTCGCTTGCGTGACTTGTATCAATGCACGGAAGCTGAGTTAGTGCAGGCGGTCAAAGAGTCGATGCTAGAAGAAATACAGCCTTGATGTTTAGGAGGTGCGATCGCATCTTACCCTTCCCGCCTCTGGGATTGAGACAGGGTGTGTGTAATGAACTCTGGCTCACCTTACTTATTGTTAAGGTAGGGAAGAGAACAGATAAAGGAGAACAGTATGTCTGAGCCTGATTTAAATAATACGATTCTAGCCACTGAAATTGACTCAACAGAGGCTTTAGAACAGATAAGCACTCTCGTCGCCAAAATTCCTCAAGCATACTTACCCAAATTACTTCAGATGATTCGCCTGTTTCGGGAAATTGTAGTTGTGGAGCAAGAATCATCAGCTTATGCTAAGTTAATAGCTTTTAGTCAATTACCGCAAGAAGAACGAGTCAAAAGAAATCAAGCCGCGATCGCACTGCTAAATTCATGGGTAGAAGAGGGCGATGAACAGGAGCAAACAGAAACTTGGGAAATTCTTGATCAAGCTCTCAATGAAAGCGGCGTTTCTATTTAAATTGTCTTGCCATGAGTCGATTCATAGTTTTGGACTCAAGTCCATTGGGAATGGTAACAAATCCTAAAGCTACACCCCTGACGTTGGAGTGCAAGCAGTGGCTAAATTCTTTACTAGCAAAAGGGGAGATAGTCGTTATACCTGAAATTGCTGACTATGAAGTGAGACGTGAATTGCTTCGGGTGGGTAAGGTAGCAGGTATCCGACAACTTGATCAATTGAAGAATGCTCTGATGTACGTCCCCATTGAGACACCTGCGATGCTTCTGGCGGCTCAGTTATGGGCGGAAGCACGCAAGAGAGGACAACCAACAGCCGATCCCAAAGCACTTGATGGAGATGTGATTCTGGCGGCTCAGGCTATAGTAGTAGCACAGGAAGGAAATGAAGTTATAATTGCTACGACTAATGTTAGGCATCTGTCTCAGTTCGTTGACGCCCGTGACTGGCGGCTTATTATTTAACTTTATTTAATTTGGGTCAATCCCTGGAATTCCCACTCCGCGATCGCACGTTACCCTCCCAAACTCTGTAATTGAGTCAGGGCGAGTCAAATAGACTCTTCTCCACCTTATTGAAGAAAGATAAAATATCTACAACGTCGCCAACTGCTATATAATGCATCCCATTCTCGACAAACCCGATATTTTGCAAATCCTGTTCCATCCTAAACCGGACACAACAGGAAAACCGCGATCGCCAAATATTCATCTCATTGATGTTGAAATCGAACCCAGACTCTTTCTCAGAGGGCGATTATACGCCGCCGCCAGCAATTCTCCTGCGATTCTATTTTTTCATGGCAACGGTGAGATTGCGGCTGAATATGATAGTATTGCCAAAGTTTTCACTGTCTTGGGCATTACTATTTTAGTCATTGACTATCGAGGTTATGGGAACAGTGATGGCACATCCACCGCGTCTAATCTCCTAGCTGATGCCCCCAAAGTCTTTGACGCTTTTAGTAATATTTTAACGGCGCATCAACTGTTTCCCCAACGACTTTATGTAATGGGGCGCAGTTTGGGTAGTGCCCCCGCTATTGCTGTTGCTAATCACGCTCAAGATCAATTAGCTGGATTGATTATCGATAGTGGTTTTGCCGATACCTTTGCCCTGCTCAAACGTCTTGGCTGGCAGGTTATAGATTATGAGGATGAGCGTTTTGGATTTAGAAATACTGAAAAAATCAGCCGCATTCTTGTGCCAACGTTGATTATTCATGGTGAGAAAGATTCGTTAATTCCTATCCAACAGGGAGAAAAGCTATATCATTATTGTGCAGCCGCAAATAAGCAGTTTATCCGGATTAAAAATGCGGGTCATAACACCTTGTTTCGCATGGGTATGTGGCAATACTTTGAAGCGATCCAGAAATTTGTTATCGGTAAATTAGTGTTAGACGAAGCCTCACTATTTCAGTTGCTATTAGATTAAAAAGGCGGGTCACCCTATCAGAATCTCCCTGGCTCACAACCATTTTTTTAATGCCATTCAGCAAGTTGTTGGCAATTCAGAGTCCTAAGTAGGGCTTGCTGCAAAAGCCTCAAACCCTTACAAAGGATGTAGCTTGCTTCTTGCTTGCGCGAGTATGACGAATGACGAATGACGATTCCCGCCGTTAACTTTAATTGTCCCTACCTACCTAAACTTGTTCTAACATCGCTACAACACCGAAAATCAGAAATAATACGCCTCCTAATGCTGTCACCCATTTCTCAGAAATTCGTCCTGCAATTAACCGTCCACCAATTACTGCGATCGCGGTGCAAATCCCATGACCTAAAATTGCCCCCACAGTAACGCCAACAGGTTGATGGGAGGCGGCTAAAGCGATGGTGCTAATTTGAGTGCGATCGCCCCACTCCGCTAGAAATGTCATGGTAAAGGCTTGCAGTAGAATCGCGAAATTGGCAGACTGTAACTTATCTTTTTTATTCTGCTTGGCAACTTCCACCGCCGCTTCCTTTGCGCCCGTATTTTCTGCTTGAGCGGGCATTTTACTGGCATCATACAATAGCTTAAAGCCAAATCCTAAA encodes:
- a CDS encoding NACHT domain-containing protein, encoding MQLLPHDFLTQIARDYDLSPEQEEAFVARFSRQGNVDAIAESLHISPGAFRIRMSHVYKKFSIGGKGPNKARRLHDWLIKNYQASNPTSSPQTPTHEVEIDILVQEIRQKIKPSIQKQCGKMKVLDMIQPIGLKDIYTKVNILEKVIGRRRLAINELIQGCNLDAESFDRLGFGKVKEERIPGLEAVQKYDKLMVLGKPGAGKTTFLKYLAIQCAKSKVLTDKVPIFITLKQFAETQSQPSLTTYINQIFDNCNVTEVQVAAFLKHGSGLILLDGLDEVREEDADRVLTQIQAFTEKYDANTFVITCRIAAREYTFEKFTDVEVDDFDDKQIRTFATKWFQAKQSDLADYLIEQLENNKPIKELASNPLLLTLLCIEFEDSGEFPANRAELYSRAIHTLLRKWDAKRRIVREQVYKKLSVQRKEDLLSEVAFVTFERGEYLFKQREIEQYIADYIRNLPDAKTDPEALLLDSEAVLKSIEAHHGLLVERARGIYSFSHLTFQEYFTAREIVAKSDIGLLVSKITENRWREVFLLTAGMMRHADELVQQMKQIIDGLVAGDEKLQRFLTWVNQKSLSVEVPSKPSAVRAFYFALSPVRSRDLTLALDLDRFLDLARSLSLDFHLYVSLDLSRDLSRDFDRFLDLYVSLDLSLYVSLDSEFQKSLQPLKDQLPSPENNNKEQFNQWWQINCKVWIEQLRTVMIQHRNIGYNWQFSDSQKQLLEQYYDANKLLVDCLNSDCYISQELRQEIEDTLLLPIAEIEKCKSHIN
- the acnB gene encoding bifunctional aconitate hydratase 2/2-methylisocitrate dehydratase, whose amino-acid sequence is MLEAYRQHAAERAELGIPPLPLNAKQTTELCELLKNPPPGEKETLMHLIRDRVPPGVDEAAYIKAGFLTAIAKGEITSPLISHQGAVDLLGTMVGGYNVQSLVDLLKSPDNPLGYEAAVELSKITLVYDAFNDVLALSEVNPYAKQVVDAWANGAWFIRRPKLPKAINVTVFKVPGETNTDDLSPATHATTRPDIPLHALAMLESLMPDALETIAKLKEKGYPVAYVGDVVGTGSSRKSAINSVLWHIGEDIPCVPNKRAGGYILGSAIAPIFFNTAEDSGALPIECDVTKMETGMVITIHPYKGEITNEAGDVISTFKLKPETILDEVRAGGRIPLLIGRSLTDKTREALGLAPSTLFTRPTMPEDSDKGFTLAQKMVGKACGLPGVRPGTSCEPLMTTVGSQDTTGPMTRDELKELACLGFSADLVMQSFCHTAAYPKPVDITTHKELPNFFSTRGGVALRPGDGIIHSWLNRMLLPDTVGTGGDSHTRFPLGISFPAGSGLVAFAAALGVMPLDMPESVLVRFTGELQPGVTLRDIVNAIPYVAIQQGKLTVAKENKKNVFSGRIMEMEGLPDLKVEQAFELTDATAERSCAGSTIKLGKETISEYLRSNIVLLTNMVARGYQDARTLMRRVAKMEQWLANPELMSADTDAEYADIIEVNLNEITEPIVAAPNDPDNVKLMSECAGDKIDEVFIGSCMTNIGHYRAAAKVLEGAGKVKVRLWICPPTRMDEKQLREEGVYDTFAAADARTEMPGCSLCMGNQARVEDKATVFSTSTRNFNNRMGKDARVYLGSAELAAVCALLGRIPTVEEYTAIVTEKLNPFAGDLYRYLNFDQIAGFEDEGRVIPLEEMPKIEDILGMPTAAR
- a CDS encoding DUF4433 domain-containing protein produces the protein MQQAKSSKARYSKGFIFENCHNLNRIAIADYRAVDTLVTSHPRMEEGMDEVEYVRKHNIKYLYHMTAISNLRSILQHGLLSHKEAHRLELVMMDISDPEVQRRRDDKKDTIYSRLLHDYVPLYFSPRNPMLYRRREIQENIVILGIKPEVIFKANTVFSDGNAASKGTIFYNDVAMLDSLCWNIINALNWSDFPEGKRIKCAEVLVYPKIDVKNIVSIFCYSGNQLSTIHETIRYFRAIPLSLTISVQVKPELFF
- a CDS encoding macro domain-containing protein, whose translation is MIKYTDTTVFNAGVQTIVNTVNSVGVMGAGLALECQLRFPEMYQDYVERCKQKAVKVGRPYLYRGYGTPWIMNFPTKSHWKYPSKIEWIQQGLYYFKQNYDRGGITSIAFPKLGCENGGLNWDDVKAVIEVTLQDINIDVYICLDQESEASGIEGIMTDLVNNKQDCFWISALGIREDIATKILNSLPIRRFRELRKISGVGKQTYNEVFKFLYSIAVKGDSEVYQDTDALEKNKSKKIMRDAANNTGELDVKSSQKPKAQTQKTQLELDLFY
- a CDS encoding helix-turn-helix domain-containing protein, producing the protein MDLRALRERAGLRISDVAREIKSAESSIRNWEKGRTTPKMEVWQVFRLRDLYQCTEAELVQAVKESMLEEIQP
- a CDS encoding PIN domain-containing protein; this translates as MSRFIVLDSSPLGMVTNPKATPLTLECKQWLNSLLAKGEIVVIPEIADYEVRRELLRVGKVAGIRQLDQLKNALMYVPIETPAMLLAAQLWAEARKRGQPTADPKALDGDVILAAQAIVVAQEGNEVIIATTNVRHLSQFVDARDWRLII
- a CDS encoding alpha/beta hydrolase, whose product is MHPILDKPDILQILFHPKPDTTGKPRSPNIHLIDVEIEPRLFLRGRLYAAASNSPAILFFHGNGEIAAEYDSIAKVFTVLGITILVIDYRGYGNSDGTSTASNLLADAPKVFDAFSNILTAHQLFPQRLYVMGRSLGSAPAIAVANHAQDQLAGLIIDSGFADTFALLKRLGWQVIDYEDERFGFRNTEKISRILVPTLIIHGEKDSLIPIQQGEKLYHYCAAANKQFIRIKNAGHNTLFRMGMWQYFEAIQKFVIGKLVLDEASLFQLLLD
- a CDS encoding TMEM165/GDT1 family protein; the encoded protein is MLTAFTAGLLLITISELGDKTFFIGVILSMRYSRRLVFLGVLAALAAMTVLSVLLGQVVSLLPEYYIHYGEIALFLGFGFKLLYDASKMPAQAENTGAKEAAVEVAKQNKKDKLQSANFAILLQAFTMTFLAEWGDRTQISTIALAASHQPVGVTVGAILGHGICTAIAVIGGRLIAGRISEKWVTALGGVLFLIFGVVAMLEQV